The following coding sequences are from one Primulina eburnea isolate SZY01 chromosome 15, ASM2296580v1, whole genome shotgun sequence window:
- the LOC140815515 gene encoding uncharacterized protein, whose product MVTTRKTTGNHSGPHNPEGGQENPSPSHLPEELAQLIAAAVQKALTERALPEPSQSKENEAMGESPPEKERDREENSQAFSKAPTLTMAQELEDLKKKVKELEAKAGSSHISTPAGSQGCPFSLEIVSEPLPAHFKATKIREYDGNSDPDEHLTRFENMAMLHCYSDKINSSKRYKKTDFSLFEVKQSGDESLRAYIRQFNKASLEVPACAPETKTTAFTQGLREGDFFRSLVKKQPGNFEDLLSRAEKYINMEEAQRQKMESTRREISDRVGKVDDNARGNNLGRFSRYAPMKPHRGEGVHLCDGDRGAKLYRSPPSLPHTPKMCSYHGECAHSTSECQRLKRAPSQSGLGEQVQSAKKSRGPPWVNREAGHRPGDKGPIRQEKDNTGQTSQNRENKDRGGSLTLGVIKMISGGSTDGDSNRARKAHSRHESFGVDDAVRSEGPVISFGPRDLQGVSLPHNDALVIQAKMANYDIRQVFVDSGSSVNIIFQEALDQMNLEDYQLRPVETALFGFSGHTVYPRGEITLPSHWEPRSSERR is encoded by the exons atggttaCCACTCGTAAAACTACTGGGAACCACTCTGGTCCTCACAATCCTGAAGGAGGTCAAGAAAATCCATCGCCCAGTCACCTCCCAGAGGAGTTGGCTCAGTTGATAGCTGCTGCGGTCCAAAAAGCCCTCACTGAAAGGGCCCTACCTGAACCCAGCCAGTCAAAGGAAAATGAGGCAATGGGAGAATCTCCTCCCGAGAAAGAGAGAGACAGAGAAGAAAATTCCCAGGCGTTTTCCAAAGCTCCTACCCTTACTATGGCCCAGGAGCTGGAAGATTTGAAGAAGAAAGTGAAAGAGTTGGAAGCCAAAGCCGGGTCATCTCATATTTCAACCCCGGCTGGTTCCCAGGGATGCCCCTTCTCCCTGGAGATTGTAAGTGAGCCTCTCCCTGCTCATTTCAAAGCTACCAAAATCCGGGAGTATGATGGAAATTCAGACCCTGATGAGCATCTCACCCGGTTTGAGAATATGGCCATGTTACATTGCtattctgacaaaatcaa CAGCAGCAAGAGGTACAAGAAGACTGATTTCAGCCTGTTCGAGGTAAAGCAATCAGGTGATGAGTCTCTTCGGGCGTACATTCGCCAGTTCAATAAAGCATCCCTGGAGGTGCCGGCTTGTGCTCCTGAGACCAAAACTACAGCGTTCACGCAGGGACTCAGGGAAGGAGATTTTTTCAGGTCCCTGGTGAAGAAGCAGCCCGGGAATTTTGAAGATCTGCTGTCCCGAGCAGAAAAGTACATAAACATGGAGGAAGCACAGAGGCAGAAAATGGAGTCCACCCGCAGAGAAATAAGTGACCGAGTTGGGAAAGTTGATGACAACGCCCGGGGAAATAATCTCGGGCGCTTCTCTCGATACGCCCCCATGAAGCCGCACCGGGGGGAAGGAGTCCATCTTTGCGACGGTGATCGGGGAGCCAAACTATACCGGTCACCTCCCAGCCTGCCACACACTCCCAAGATGTGCTCCTATCATGGAGAGTGTGCTCACAGCACGAGTGAGTGCCAGAGATTGAAGCGGGCCCCTTCCCAGTCGGGCCTTGGGGAACAGGTACAGTCCGCGAAGAAGTCCCGGGGACCACCGTGGGTAAATAGAGAGGCGGGGCATAGGCCGGGGGATAAAGGCCCGATCAGGCAAGAGAAGGATAACACTGGTCAAACGTCTCAGAACCGGGAGAATAAAGATCGGGGAGGATCACTAACCCTTGGGGTGATTAAAATGATCTCGGGGGGATCAACAGATGGAGACTCCAACCGGGCCAGGAAAGCACATTCCCGGCATGAGAGTTTTGGAGTGGATGATGCAGTAAGGAGTGAAGGGCCGGTTATCAGCTTTGGCCCCCGGGATCTTcagggagtcagcctcccaCACAATGATGCTTTGGTCATCCAGGCAAAAATGGCGAATTACGATATTCGCCAGGTTTTCGTCGATTCTGGAAGCTCGGTGAACATTATTTTTCAGGAGGCCCTGGACCAGATGAATTTGGAGGATTATCAGTTGCGGCCAGTGGAAACCGCCTTATTCGGATTTTCTGGCCACACTGTCTATCCTCGAGGGGAAATCACTCTCCCCTCACACTGGGAGCCGAGGAGCTCAGAAAGACGGTGA